One stretch of Candidatus Nitrosotenuis cloacae DNA includes these proteins:
- the endA gene encoding tRNA-intron lyase, translating into MSSDAEPNIEGTLFDDHVIISNKEMQNQLESKGYGETRQGKFLLKPFEALYFLFYKKLDLSKAKKKIGFEQMLSVCSKLDENTLTKFLIYRDLRVRGYTVKDGFGFGSDFRVYERGQFGEKGAKYLVFGLSEGKQEKVGTLQKNIEEITKMGKEPILAVIERRGEVIYYKISHVRFVENTKNIEASSFVFS; encoded by the coding sequence ATGAGCTCCGATGCAGAACCCAACATAGAAGGCACATTGTTTGATGATCATGTAATAATATCAAACAAGGAAATGCAAAACCAACTCGAGTCCAAGGGTTATGGAGAGACAAGACAGGGAAAATTTCTGCTAAAACCATTTGAAGCGCTGTACTTTTTGTTTTACAAAAAGCTTGATCTGTCCAAAGCAAAGAAAAAGATTGGTTTTGAGCAGATGTTATCTGTCTGCTCCAAGCTAGATGAGAATACGCTGACAAAGTTTCTCATTTATCGCGATTTGCGGGTCCGCGGATATACTGTAAAAGATGGATTTGGGTTTGGATCCGACTTTAGGGTCTATGAGCGTGGACAGTTTGGGGAAAAGGGTGCAAAATATCTGGTCTTTGGATTATCTGAGGGAAAACAGGAAAAGGTTGGAACACTACAAAAAAACATTGAAGAGATAACAAAGATGGGAAAAGAACCAATACTGGCGGTAATAGAGAGAAGAGGTGAGGTAATCTATTACAAAATATCACACGTACGATTTGTAGAGAATACAAAAAACATTGAAGCGTCCAGCTTTGTGTTTAGCTAA
- a CDS encoding GNAT family N-acetyltransferase, which yields MVRIRPATKNDITPILGLLYDLDRPKPKTKTEQTIFEGKITQYIKQKQLFVAIHDSNLVGLVSVMLVPKLNHTKSELYIPDLVVSSYYRRAGIGKALIHHCIMMAKKKKCFRIRLESGNKRIAAHKFYDSLGFEQYAKTYRLEL from the coding sequence ATGGTGCGAATTAGGCCTGCAACAAAAAACGACATCACACCAATACTGGGCTTGTTGTATGATCTGGATAGGCCAAAACCAAAAACAAAAACCGAGCAGACAATCTTTGAGGGAAAAATCACACAATACATCAAGCAAAAACAACTATTCGTAGCCATTCATGACTCCAATCTAGTTGGATTGGTAAGTGTAATGCTTGTCCCAAAGCTAAACCACACCAAATCAGAACTGTACATTCCTGACTTGGTGGTGTCGTCATATTACAGAAGAGCAGGAATTGGCAAAGCATTAATCCATCACTGTATAATGATGGCAAAAAAGAAAAAATGCTTTAGAATACGCCTAGAGTCTGGAAACAAGAGAATCGCTGCGCACAAATTCTATGATTCACTGGGCTTTGAGCAGTATGCGAAAACATATCGGCTGGAATTATAA
- a CDS encoding 50S ribosomal protein L16 — MHGGCYRIGNGQPYARKEFIKGKPQTKIAKFQGGKRGEYDYVVQLCSNEKMQIRHMAIESARLAANKTLEQTTGETGYYSVLRIYPHILLRENKMIATAGADRLQEGMRRAFGKAVSLAARVQNGQCIMEMHVKKDHLEAAKKALVGACVKLPITPSIVVTPTKKN, encoded by the coding sequence ATGCACGGCGGATGTTATAGAATAGGAAACGGGCAACCTTATGCACGCAAAGAATTCATCAAGGGCAAGCCCCAAACAAAAATCGCCAAGTTCCAAGGCGGAAAGAGAGGCGAATACGACTATGTCGTCCAGCTTTGCTCAAATGAAAAGATGCAGATTCGCCACATGGCAATCGAATCAGCCAGACTTGCAGCAAACAAGACACTAGAGCAAACAACTGGCGAGACAGGATACTATTCAGTTCTTAGAATTTACCCACACATCTTACTTAGAGAAAACAAAATGATTGCAACTGCCGGAGCAGACAGACTCCAAGAAGGAATGAGGCGTGCATTTGGCAAAGCGGTAAGCTTGGCAGCACGAGTCCAAAACGGCCAGTGCATCATGGAGATGCATGTCAAAAAGGATCACCTAGAGGCAGCAAAAAAGGCACTGGTTGGCGCATGTGTGAAACTACCAATCACACCAAGCATTGTGGTTACCCCAACAAAAAAGAACTAG
- a CDS encoding nitroreductase/quinone reductase family protein gives MQPGAFRAILVTKGRKTGKEHAVWLRAVSYDNMVYFSRRNEHSDWLKNALVNHTVRVEWDNRSHSGVASLVTDRVLAQKISELKYPGEERAQEVRIVLQIRLDDMNNG, from the coding sequence GTGCAGCCAGGCGCATTCAGGGCCATTCTAGTCACTAAAGGCAGAAAGACGGGAAAAGAACATGCAGTTTGGCTTCGAGCAGTATCATATGATAATATGGTGTATTTTTCTCGCAGAAACGAACATTCAGACTGGCTAAAAAATGCCCTTGTAAATCACACCGTACGAGTAGAGTGGGACAACAGATCACACTCTGGTGTGGCATCTCTGGTAACGGACCGAGTCCTCGCACAGAAAATATCCGAGCTGAAATATCCTGGAGAGGAGCGCGCCCAAGAAGTAAGAATTGTGTTACAGATAAGACTAGACGATATGAATAATGGCTGA
- a CDS encoding cation:proton antiporter yields MIEKVTPELPHSSFITDLAIIMILASVVTLAFFKMRQPLIIGYLFAGMLIGPLSPIWTSLLPEGQEFMGFGQAGLLSDLGLLNIFAELGVILLLFVIGIEFPYSKIRSIGKVAVGAGTIGLFLTLVVVFFVANMVGLSFLDSLFLGAALSITSTAVIVKILEDTGKIKKESSILVLGVLIVEDIIAVILIATLESVALVGTVSYESIILVVVVAGGLIGGTLTVGTRVIPKLIDRVAATEHKEILLLSVLGLCFGYALFANVIGLSVAIGAFLAGVLVAESKSAEVSKILSSPIKDMFVAIFFVSVGALMNVSELESHIVLAFGIIALAIGVKFGGAMLGTYLFRQGRAKSLRSAFALAGPRGEFSIVIVKTGVDIGAVSSFLFPLVGIISIISAFISPFLIRASDKIVAKTGEE; encoded by the coding sequence ATGATAGAAAAAGTCACGCCTGAGCTGCCCCATTCGTCGTTTATCACCGACTTGGCAATAATCATGATTTTGGCATCTGTTGTCACACTGGCTTTTTTCAAGATGCGACAGCCGCTCATAATTGGATATCTGTTTGCAGGAATGCTAATTGGACCGCTCTCTCCAATTTGGACCTCACTTTTACCTGAAGGCCAGGAATTCATGGGATTTGGGCAGGCAGGTTTGTTATCCGACCTTGGACTGCTCAACATATTTGCCGAGCTTGGCGTCATTTTGCTTTTGTTTGTAATTGGAATAGAATTTCCATATTCCAAGATTCGCTCAATTGGCAAAGTCGCAGTGGGTGCTGGAACTATCGGATTGTTCCTTACGTTGGTAGTGGTGTTTTTTGTTGCAAACATGGTAGGCCTCAGCTTTTTGGATTCACTGTTTTTGGGTGCAGCTCTATCAATTACCAGTACTGCAGTAATTGTCAAAATTTTAGAAGATACTGGAAAAATCAAAAAAGAATCCTCAATTTTGGTCTTGGGTGTTCTGATTGTGGAGGATATCATTGCGGTAATTTTGATTGCAACACTAGAATCTGTTGCACTGGTAGGTACAGTATCCTATGAGAGTATCATTCTAGTTGTGGTGGTTGCTGGAGGGTTGATTGGTGGAACCCTGACCGTTGGAACCCGAGTCATACCAAAACTAATTGATCGTGTGGCAGCAACCGAGCACAAAGAGATCTTGTTGCTATCAGTACTTGGATTGTGTTTTGGATATGCCTTGTTTGCAAATGTAATTGGATTGTCCGTTGCAATTGGTGCATTTCTGGCAGGAGTCCTGGTAGCAGAATCAAAATCTGCTGAAGTATCAAAGATCTTGTCCAGTCCAATCAAGGACATGTTCGTTGCAATATTTTTCGTCTCAGTTGGCGCACTCATGAACGTATCCGAGCTGGAATCTCATATTGTACTGGCATTTGGAATCATTGCACTTGCCATAGGAGTAAAGTTTGGTGGTGCGATGCTTGGTACATATCTATTCAGGCAGGGAAGAGCAAAATCACTGCGCTCTGCATTTGCGCTTGCAGGGCCAAGAGGTGAATTTTCTATTGTAATAGTAAAAACAGGAGTAGACATTGGAGCGGTTAGCAGCTTTTTGTTCCCGTTGGTTGGAATCATTTCTATTATTTCGGCATTTATCTCACCATTTTTAATTAGGGCAAGCGACAAAATTGTTGCAAAGACTGGAGAAGAATAG
- a CDS encoding ABC transporter permease, translating into MMLYDTYTVFWRELKRYRKSRSGILIRLIQPAIWIIVIGHTFAGTKPLIQSVGFDGSYLEFMAPGVIILTAIFTSIFGGVNTLWDRRYGFMNKALVSPASRSSIALGKMLAISLISAMQSALIIGIAILIGVSFSNYLVIIPIMAIVILFSLGFSGISVVVAATAKSQETFWGIINFLGMPLFMLSPALFPLELLPDWLATIARLNPVTYTVLLVRGLMTGVTEGVSTALSLGVIGAFVIAMIALASYVFTREVNKPF; encoded by the coding sequence ATGATGCTGTATGATACCTATACCGTGTTTTGGCGCGAGCTAAAACGATACAGAAAGTCTCGAAGCGGAATTTTGATCAGACTAATCCAGCCGGCAATCTGGATTATTGTAATAGGTCATACATTTGCTGGAACAAAACCGCTTATCCAATCTGTTGGCTTTGATGGCAGCTATTTGGAGTTCATGGCACCAGGTGTTATAATATTGACGGCAATCTTTACCAGCATTTTTGGCGGCGTCAACACACTATGGGATAGACGATATGGCTTTATGAACAAGGCACTAGTCTCGCCGGCATCGCGCTCATCAATTGCATTGGGGAAGATGCTTGCCATCTCTTTGATTTCTGCAATGCAGTCTGCTCTGATAATTGGAATTGCAATACTGATTGGGGTCAGCTTTTCCAATTACTTGGTAATCATTCCGATAATGGCAATTGTTATCTTGTTTTCACTTGGGTTTTCCGGAATATCTGTGGTGGTGGCAGCTACTGCAAAGTCACAAGAGACCTTTTGGGGAATCATAAACTTTCTTGGCATGCCGCTTTTCATGCTCAGCCCAGCTCTATTCCCTCTGGAATTATTACCAGATTGGCTTGCAACAATTGCCAGACTAAACCCTGTGACGTACACCGTACTATTAGTGCGTGGGCTGATGACTGGCGTAACAGAAGGTGTATCGACTGCATTGAGCCTGGGAGTGATTGGCGCGTTTGTCATAGCAATGATTGCACTTGCAAGCTATGTCTTTACGCGTGAGGTCAACAAGCCCTTCTAA
- a CDS encoding DNA repair helicase, which translates to MSLKNIPLKLQYRTDRDNLVTEFFIPCLSNSIEYDRAVQFVTLKSISTLSLGLQNFADHDGKIRIITGHRYATNDLDVLGKIFNKKNGTFSVSAIRGHKLEVLQRMVQKNKIQIKIAIPRSEHVDGSFSERIGIFRDEEGEMVAYTGTSNETFNTENRNFESIDVYTSWSDRPRVDIKISDFERLWNNETKYVQVYDFTYAYQNNLLKYDSNWAIETLS; encoded by the coding sequence ATGTCACTCAAAAACATCCCACTAAAATTACAATATAGAACAGACAGAGACAATCTGGTGACCGAGTTTTTTATCCCATGTTTATCAAATTCTATTGAATATGACAGGGCAGTTCAGTTTGTCACGCTAAAGAGTATCTCCACATTATCTCTAGGATTACAAAACTTTGCAGACCATGATGGTAAAATTAGAATCATCACAGGTCACAGATACGCCACAAACGATCTGGACGTTTTGGGTAAGATATTCAACAAAAAGAACGGAACGTTTTCTGTCAGTGCAATTCGTGGCCATAAATTAGAAGTCCTCCAAAGAATGGTTCAAAAAAACAAGATTCAAATCAAAATAGCAATTCCTCGATCAGAGCATGTGGATGGGTCATTCTCTGAGAGAATAGGCATATTTCGAGACGAGGAAGGTGAAATGGTCGCATACACAGGCACCTCAAATGAAACATTCAACACGGAAAACCGCAATTTTGAATCAATTGACGTCTACACGTCATGGAGTGACAGGCCACGAGTAGACATCAAGATAAGTGACTTTGAGAGACTATGGAACAACGAGACAAAATATGTCCAGGTGTACGACTTTACCTATGCATATCAGAATAATCTTCTAAAGTATGATTCAAACTGGGCAATAGAGACGCTTAGCTAA
- a CDS encoding PRC-barrel domain-containing protein, with the protein MATRLEEIPDNLCTADTFTGKRVVDREGIKYGEVKHIHINSKTLAVSGVTIHQGFHKDYYLPTEYIDQFTEETLLLSRSPVRTNVTVVDIDGHKLGKIKRLVKDPQTSELHSIEVSDGLLHTRIVTKSDIWGVGENVILKLTKDQFKNLH; encoded by the coding sequence ATGGCAACACGCCTAGAAGAAATACCAGACAACCTGTGCACAGCAGACACATTCACAGGCAAAAGGGTAGTTGACAGAGAAGGAATCAAGTACGGTGAGGTAAAGCACATTCACATCAATTCCAAGACACTCGCTGTCTCGGGAGTTACCATACACCAAGGATTCCACAAGGATTACTATCTACCGACAGAATACATCGACCAATTCACAGAAGAGACTTTGCTACTCTCAAGGTCACCGGTGCGAACAAATGTTACCGTGGTTGACATTGATGGACACAAGCTTGGCAAGATCAAGCGACTAGTCAAGGATCCACAGACCAGCGAGCTCCACTCAATCGAGGTATCTGACGGATTGCTCCATACCAGAATAGTCACAAAATCCGACATTTGGGGAGTAGGGGAAAATGTAATTCTAAAACTGACAAAAGATCAGTTCAAAAACCTACACTAA
- a CDS encoding ATP-binding cassette domain-containing protein, with protein sequence MHSIQTKDLRKIYNSGTIAVDGISFDVNEGEIFGFLGPNGAGKSTTMMILTTLLKPSGGQAFVAGFDVSSQQKKVRESIGYVQQDITIDEYLTGRENLLLQARLNHIPKDKINSRIDDLLNLVELDDKSNDAAITYSGGMRKRLEIAGGLLHRPKVLFLDEPTVGLDIQTRQKIWEYIKKIHNEYHMTIFLTTHYMEEADKLCDRIGIIDHGKIQTIDAPSSLKNALGGGIISITLDESLAKSELVSKIKQIEFVKDATTSNDTITVFSSKGTEVAPMIFSLSASLGVVIKSVSITPPTLDDVFLSYTGHDLRDDSTQKSYDRRKEYRKMQRMKA encoded by the coding sequence GTGCATTCAATACAGACAAAGGATCTCAGAAAAATCTACAACTCTGGAACAATAGCAGTAGATGGGATCTCTTTTGATGTCAATGAGGGCGAGATCTTTGGGTTTTTGGGCCCAAATGGCGCTGGCAAAAGCACCACGATGATGATTCTAACCACATTACTCAAGCCATCTGGTGGGCAGGCATTTGTTGCGGGCTTTGATGTGTCGTCCCAGCAAAAAAAAGTGCGAGAGAGCATCGGATATGTACAACAAGACATTACAATTGATGAATACCTTACAGGACGAGAAAACCTACTATTACAAGCAAGACTAAACCACATCCCAAAGGACAAGATAAATTCCAGAATAGATGATCTGCTGAATCTGGTAGAATTGGATGATAAATCCAATGATGCGGCAATCACGTATTCCGGTGGAATGCGAAAGAGACTGGAGATAGCTGGCGGGTTATTACACCGACCAAAGGTACTCTTCTTGGATGAGCCAACGGTAGGCCTTGATATCCAGACTAGGCAAAAAATCTGGGAGTATATCAAAAAAATCCACAACGAATACCACATGACGATATTTCTGACCACTCATTACATGGAGGAAGCAGACAAGCTGTGCGACCGAATTGGGATCATTGATCACGGCAAAATCCAGACAATTGATGCACCATCCAGCCTCAAAAACGCCTTGGGTGGTGGAATAATATCTATCACCTTGGATGAGAGTCTGGCAAAATCCGAGCTTGTCTCAAAGATAAAACAAATAGAATTCGTAAAGGATGCTACCACATCCAATGACACCATTACAGTGTTTTCATCGAAAGGAACCGAGGTTGCACCAATGATCTTTTCACTGTCTGCCAGTCTTGGTGTGGTGATAAAGTCAGTATCCATAACACCGCCAACACTTGATGATGTGTTTTTGTCATATACTGGGCATGACCTAAGGGATGATAGCACTCAAAAATCATACGACAGAAGAAAGGAATATCGCAAAATGCAGAGGATGAAGGCATGA